ACCAGCACATGGTTGTTCTGTCCCCCGAGCCCTGTCCGGTGGGCGAGCGCGTCACTCTTGAAATTCCGGACGATAAGCGCCGCAGCATGAACGGGAAGGTGGCGGAGTGCCGGCCGGCGGTGGTGGGCGACGGAGAGATTCGTCATCGGATCAAGTTGTCGATTGAGGACAAACCGTGAGTCTTGGGCAGAGCAGTCACCACCGCGCGGACGATTTCGCTGTGGCGACGCTTGTGCGGTCCCTTCCTATGCGCCTCGTTGAGGTCAGCCGGGGCGGTTGCCGCTTCGAGTGCGGGTCCAGGCTCGTGTCTGGAACGAGCGGGGTCCTGGCCGTCGAGCTGGCCGGGCTCATGCGGATTGATGATTTTCGCGTCGCCAGGTGCCAGCAACGTATGGGTGCTGGGGCGGTCTACCAGGTAGGCGCGGAGCTATTGAGAACACGACGGCTGGGCCGACGAACAGTGCGCACGGCCGTCACGAAGATCATTGGCGCCGAACGGGGTGCTGGCCACGCCCGCGATCGCGTCGAGGGTCCACCGCCTTCGGGCAACGAGGTCGGTGGCAGGTCCGTAAGCCGGAGTCCGCCGGCGAAATCGGACGACGGGTTCTGACCGGACCCGCGGCGTAAACATCGGGGTAAGCGCCCCGGCAAACCGTAATCTTGGTAGACAGAAGAACCGAAAGAGGCAGTATGAAGAACCTGATTCAGCGTTTCATCCGTGAAGAGGACGGCCAGGACCTGATCGAGTACGCGTTGCTCATCGTGTTCATCGCGGTCATCGTAGTGGTCGCTCTGGAGCCGCTGGGGATTACTGTCCAGGGGGTCTACGAGTCGATCAACACGAAGCTGAAGGGCTAGACACCTGCATCGACTTAGAAGTTTATTCTGAAGGCAACTCGGTGGGGGCGCGGAGTGTACTCGCGCTCTCACCACACCCTCTCCGCAATGATGATGTCTCGGCAGGGTGAACGCGCGAGTGGAAAGACCAAGTGGGTTGGGCCTTATGCGCCAAATGACTGCCGTGAGACGGGTCCGGAGGATTTTGAGAGACGAGCGTGGGCAAGACCTGATCGAGTACGGGTTGCTCGCCAGTCTCATAGCCGTCGTTGTAAGTGGTGCCGTGCAGATACTCGGAAGAGGCGTGTCGGACTTGTGGACTCGAATCGTAACCGATCTTGTTTTGTATTTCTCGTGAGGCCGCGATGAAACTGCTGCTCCGACGGCTCGGTCGGCTTCTCCGCGAGGAAGACGGCCAGGATCTCGTCGAGTACGGCCTCCTCGCCTTGTTTGTCGCGGTCGCGGGTGTTGCGGCGTGGAACGCTATTGTCACGGGCTTGGGCACGTCGTATCTAGGTTACGACTCGGGTGTCCAGGGTCTCTGGATACCGAACGATCCAGTGAGCAGCGGGACATGAGTGTCTTGTCCCTCGACGCGCCGGGCCTTGCGGCGGTGGCCCTCGGAGTCGTCGCGTGCGTCTGCGACGTTCGCACGCGTCGTATCCCGAATGCGTTGACGTTCGGCGCCTCGGCCGTCGCTTTTGCTTTCTTCTTGGCGACTGCCGGTTTGCACAGTTTCGGGCTAAGCGTGGTAGGTTGGATCGTCGGGTTCGCGGTGTTCCTGCCGTTCTTCCTGCTCGGCGGCATGGGTGCCGGCGACGTCAAGCTCGTCGCGGCATTCGGTGCGTGGCTTGGCCCGGCGAAAGTCGTTTGGGTCGCGCTCTACGG
This window of the Acidobacteriota bacterium genome carries:
- a CDS encoding Flp family type IVb pilin; the protein is MKNLIQRFIREEDGQDLIEYALLIVFIAVIVVVALEPLGITVQGVYESINTKLKG
- a CDS encoding prepilin peptidase; the encoded protein is MSVLSLDAPGLAAVALGVVACVCDVRTRRIPNALTFGASAVAFAFFLATAGLHSFGLSVVGWIVGFAVFLPFFLLGGMGAGDVKLVAAFGAWLGPAKVVWVALYGGIAGGVLALLLAASHGYVRQAFWNLGYLLWFWRMSGPRPLPALTLEHASGPRLAYAVPITIGMVATLWLR
- a CDS encoding Flp family type IVb pilin, which encodes MTAVRRVRRILRDERGQDLIEYGLLASLIAVVVSGAVQILGRGVSDLWTRIVTDLVLYFS
- a CDS encoding Flp family type IVb pilin — its product is MKLLLRRLGRLLREEDGQDLVEYGLLALFVAVAGVAAWNAIVTGLGTSYLGYDSGVQGLWIPNDPVSSGT